One region of Pseudomonas sp. B21-040 genomic DNA includes:
- the atpG gene encoding F0F1 ATP synthase subunit gamma codes for MAGAKEIRSKIASIKSTQKITSAMEKVAVSKMRRAQMRMAASRPYAERIRQVIGHLANANPEYRHPFMIEREVKRVGYVVVSSDRGLCGGLNTNLFKALVKDMAVNRENGVEIDLCVVGSKGAAFFRNFGGNVVAAISHLGEEPSINDLIGSVKVMLDAYLDGRIDRLSVVSNKFINTMTQSPTVEQLIPLVATPDQGLKHHWDYLYEPDAKELLDGLMVRYVESQVYQSVVENNAAEQAARMIAMKNATDNAGDLISDLQLIYNKARQAAITQEISEIVGGAAAV; via the coding sequence ATGGCAGGCGCAAAAGAGATTCGCAGTAAGATTGCGAGCATCAAAAGCACGCAAAAGATTACCAGCGCCATGGAAAAAGTGGCGGTCAGTAAAATGCGCAGGGCACAAATGCGCATGGCTGCTAGCCGTCCTTACGCGGAGCGCATCCGCCAGGTTATTGGTCATTTGGCCAACGCCAACCCGGAATATCGCCACCCGTTCATGATCGAGCGTGAAGTAAAGCGCGTCGGTTACGTTGTGGTGAGCTCTGACCGTGGTTTGTGTGGTGGTTTGAACACCAACCTGTTCAAGGCCCTGGTCAAGGACATGGCGGTAAACCGCGAAAACGGCGTCGAGATTGATCTGTGTGTAGTGGGTAGCAAGGGTGCGGCTTTCTTCCGCAACTTCGGCGGCAACGTCGTAGCAGCTATCAGCCACCTGGGTGAAGAGCCGTCGATCAATGACCTGATCGGCAGCGTCAAGGTGATGCTGGATGCCTACCTGGACGGCCGTATTGATCGCCTGTCCGTGGTGTCCAACAAGTTCATCAACACCATGACGCAATCGCCTACCGTGGAGCAGTTGATTCCACTGGTGGCAACCCCGGATCAAGGACTCAAGCACCACTGGGACTATCTCTACGAACCGGACGCCAAAGAGCTGCTTGACGGCTTGATGGTTCGTTACGTGGAGTCGCAGGTCTACCAGTCGGTGGTCGAGAACAACGCGGCTGAACAAGCTGCGCGGATGATCGCGATGAAGAACGCTACCGACAACGCCGGTGATTTGATCAGCGATTTGCAGCTGATCTACAACAAGGCGCGTCAGGCTGCGATCACCCAAGAGATCTCGGAAATCGTCGGCGGCGCTGCCGCGGTTTAA